Proteins from one Bradyrhizobium roseum genomic window:
- a CDS encoding PilZ domain-containing protein, whose amino-acid sequence MALKFEPHWKIRSPSQLALATYWDQLAAGRRFPAFTEFQPPPGLHDPKQLVAWGIEGSGRLRKFRALYQGESIADVFNAAWAGKTMEQVVPMSLRKITLEVAKECANSGCMVYSIFSTIDASDTRVDCHRMLLPFGRDGTRVEQMLGSLQLTAVQNRSRVLNHFDMQTDVQFVGRIKSGFTQPKPEPVSAAPVEDDKRKIASRKVKRAAKISFAKQHITCTVRSLSSTGAAIEATNIAAIPDHFNLLMEMESTARRCAVVWREPTQIGVEFR is encoded by the coding sequence ATGGCTCTCAAATTCGAACCGCACTGGAAGATCAGGTCGCCCAGCCAGCTGGCGCTCGCGACCTATTGGGATCAACTCGCCGCCGGGCGGCGCTTTCCGGCCTTCACCGAGTTTCAACCGCCGCCCGGCCTACACGACCCGAAGCAGCTGGTGGCGTGGGGTATCGAGGGCTCGGGCCGGCTGCGCAAGTTTCGCGCGCTCTACCAGGGCGAAAGCATCGCCGACGTGTTCAACGCCGCCTGGGCCGGCAAGACCATGGAGCAGGTCGTTCCAATGTCGCTGCGGAAGATCACGCTGGAAGTCGCCAAGGAATGCGCCAACAGCGGCTGCATGGTCTATTCGATCTTTTCAACCATCGATGCCAGCGACACGCGGGTCGATTGCCATCGTATGCTGCTGCCGTTCGGACGCGACGGAACGCGGGTCGAACAGATGCTGGGCTCGCTGCAACTGACGGCGGTCCAGAACCGAAGCCGGGTGCTCAATCATTTCGACATGCAGACCGACGTGCAGTTCGTTGGCCGCATCAAGTCCGGCTTCACCCAGCCGAAGCCCGAGCCAGTCAGCGCCGCGCCGGTCGAGGACGACAAGCGCAAGATCGCCAGCCGCAAGGTCAAGCGGGCGGCCAAGATCAGCTTCGCCAAGCAGCATATCACCTGTACCGTCCGCAGCCTTTCGTCGACCGGCGCGGCCATCGAGGCGACGAACATTGCCGCCATCCCCGACCACTTCAACCTGCTGATGGAGATGGAATCGACGGCGCGACGCTGCGCGGTCGTGTGGCGTGAGCCGACCCAGATCGGTGTCGAGTTCAGGTAG
- a CDS encoding DUF4260 domain-containing protein — protein MTDTASAGIPGAVTGGVRAVLRLEGLALFIGTTSLYYIWDGDWLVYALLFFVPDLSFAAYLSGPRFGAMIYNAAHSYLAPMAMMTTGFGTASPLILSLAMIWLAHIGFDRALGYGLKYADGFGFTHLGRIGKPQ, from the coding sequence ATGACCGATACGGCCAGCGCCGGAATACCAGGCGCCGTTACCGGGGGCGTGCGCGCCGTGCTTCGGCTCGAAGGATTGGCGCTCTTTATCGGGACGACCTCACTTTATTACATCTGGGACGGCGACTGGCTGGTCTACGCCCTGCTGTTCTTCGTGCCCGATCTGAGCTTTGCGGCCTACCTGTCGGGACCGCGTTTCGGCGCCATGATCTACAACGCCGCCCACAGCTACCTCGCACCAATGGCGATGATGACGACAGGCTTTGGCACCGCCTCGCCGCTCATTCTCTCGCTCGCCATGATCTGGCTGGCCCATATCGGCTTCGACCGCGCGCTCGGCTACGGCCTGAAATACGCCGACGGGTTCGGCTTTACCCATCTGGGACGAATTGGCAAACCGCAGTAG
- a CDS encoding acyl-CoA carboxylase subunit beta, with product MKDILDTLEERRAGAKLGGGEKRIEAQHARGKLTARERIELLLDKGSFEEFDMFVEHRSTEFGMEKTKVPGDGVVTGWGTVNGRKTFVFAKDFTVFGGSLSETHALKITKLQDMAMKARAPIIGLYDAGGARIQEGVAALAGYSYVFRRNVIASGVIPQISVIMGPCAGGDVYSPAMTDFIFMVKNTSYMFVTGPDVVKTVTNEVVTAEELGGASVHATRSSIADGAFENDVETLLQMRRLIDFLPSNNTDGVPEWPSFDDIERVDMSLDTLIPDNPNKPYDMKELIGKVVDEGDFFEISETFAKNIVTGFGRIAGRTVGFVANQPMVLAGVLDSDASRKAARFVRFCDAFNIPIVTFVDVPGFLPGTAQEYGGLIKHGAKLLFAYSQCTVPLVTVITRKAYGGAFDVMASKEIGADMNYAWPTAQIAVMGAKGAVEIIFRSDIGDAEKIAARTKEYEDRFLSPFIAAERGYIDDVIMPHSTRKRIARALAMLRDKKVEMPAKKHDNLPL from the coding sequence ATGAAGGACATCCTGGATACCCTCGAAGAACGGCGCGCCGGCGCCAAGCTCGGCGGCGGCGAAAAGCGCATCGAGGCGCAGCACGCCCGCGGCAAATTGACGGCGCGGGAGCGTATCGAACTGCTGCTCGACAAGGGCTCGTTCGAGGAATTCGACATGTTCGTCGAGCACCGCTCGACCGAATTCGGCATGGAAAAGACAAAAGTGCCGGGCGACGGCGTGGTGACCGGCTGGGGCACCGTGAACGGCCGCAAGACCTTCGTCTTCGCCAAGGACTTTACCGTATTCGGCGGCTCGTTGTCCGAGACCCACGCGCTGAAGATCACAAAGCTGCAGGACATGGCGATGAAGGCGAGGGCGCCGATCATCGGCCTCTACGACGCCGGCGGCGCGCGCATCCAGGAAGGCGTGGCCGCGCTGGCGGGCTATTCCTACGTGTTCCGCCGCAACGTCATTGCCTCGGGCGTGATCCCGCAGATCTCCGTCATCATGGGCCCGTGCGCCGGCGGCGACGTCTATTCGCCCGCGATGACCGACTTCATCTTCATGGTGAAGAACACCAGCTACATGTTCGTCACCGGCCCCGACGTGGTGAAGACCGTCACCAACGAGGTGGTCACGGCCGAAGAACTCGGCGGCGCCTCGGTGCACGCCACGCGCTCCTCGATCGCCGATGGCGCGTTCGAGAACGACGTCGAGACGCTGCTGCAGATGCGCCGGCTGATCGACTTCCTGCCGTCCAACAACACCGACGGCGTGCCGGAATGGCCGAGCTTTGACGACATCGAGCGCGTCGACATGTCGCTCGATACGCTGATCCCTGACAACCCGAACAAGCCCTACGACATGAAGGAATTGATCGGCAAGGTCGTGGACGAGGGCGACTTCTTCGAAATCTCCGAGACGTTTGCGAAAAATATCGTCACCGGCTTCGGCCGCATCGCCGGCCGCACGGTCGGCTTCGTTGCCAACCAGCCGATGGTGCTGGCCGGCGTGCTCGACAGCGATGCGTCACGGAAAGCCGCGCGCTTCGTCCGCTTCTGCGACGCCTTCAACATCCCGATCGTCACCTTCGTCGACGTGCCGGGCTTCCTGCCGGGCACCGCGCAGGAATATGGCGGCCTGATCAAGCACGGCGCAAAGCTGCTGTTTGCCTATTCGCAATGCACGGTGCCGCTGGTGACGGTCATTACCCGCAAGGCCTATGGCGGCGCGTTCGACGTCATGGCGTCCAAGGAAATCGGCGCCGACATGAACTACGCCTGGCCGACGGCGCAAATCGCTGTCATGGGCGCCAAGGGCGCGGTGGAAATCATCTTCCGCTCCGACATCGGCGACGCGGAGAAGATCGCCGCGCGCACGAAGGAATACGAAGACCGTTTCCTGTCGCCGTTCATCGCCGCCGAGCGCGGCTACATCGACGACGTCATCATGCCGCATTCGACCCGGAAGCGGATCGCCCGCGCGCTGGCGATGTTGCGGGACAAGAAGGTCGAGATGCCGGCGAAGAAGCACGACAATTTGCCGTTGTAG
- the ftsZ gene encoding cell division protein FtsZ codes for MTDITGIRELKARIVVCGVGGAGGNAVNNMIEAGLEGVEFLVANTDAQALTSSKAGRVIQMGVQVTGGLGAGAQPDIGRAAAEEAIEVVRDQLAGAHMAFITAGMGGGTGTGAAPVIARAARELGILTIGVVTKPFQFEGQRRMRYAEAGIADLLKEVDTLLIIPNQNLFRVANEKTSFADAFAMADQVLYSGVACISDLIVKEGLINLDFADVLSVMREKGKAMMGRGEASGPKRVLNAAVAAISNPLIEDPSIKRASGLIVSITGGRDLTLFEVDEAATRIRDEADPDANIIVGATFDASLDGVVRVSVVATGIDNLAATREKQPAESSLTDLAGRLSNDRRRVPDRAPPQQYVSAPSLIPTRQARPVADHARTVAPQRLDPFGRAALVRNPVEDKVLDVPVFLNRRAN; via the coding sequence ATGACGGACATCACCGGTATTCGCGAACTGAAGGCGCGCATCGTCGTCTGTGGCGTCGGCGGCGCCGGCGGCAACGCCGTCAACAACATGATCGAGGCCGGGCTCGAGGGCGTCGAGTTCCTCGTCGCCAACACCGATGCCCAGGCGCTGACCAGTTCGAAAGCCGGGCGCGTCATCCAGATGGGCGTGCAGGTGACGGGCGGCCTCGGCGCCGGCGCGCAGCCCGATATCGGCCGCGCGGCGGCGGAAGAGGCCATCGAGGTGGTCCGCGATCAACTGGCCGGCGCCCACATGGCGTTCATCACTGCCGGCATGGGCGGCGGCACGGGCACCGGCGCAGCCCCCGTCATCGCCAGGGCCGCGCGCGAGCTCGGCATTCTCACCATCGGTGTCGTCACAAAACCGTTTCAGTTCGAGGGCCAGCGCCGCATGCGCTATGCCGAGGCAGGGATCGCTGACCTGCTGAAGGAAGTCGACACGCTTCTGATCATCCCGAACCAGAACCTGTTTCGCGTCGCCAACGAGAAGACCTCGTTTGCGGACGCGTTCGCCATGGCGGACCAGGTGCTCTATTCGGGCGTGGCCTGCATCTCCGACCTCATCGTCAAGGAAGGCCTGATCAATCTCGATTTCGCCGACGTCCTTTCGGTGATGCGCGAGAAGGGCAAGGCGATGATGGGCAGGGGCGAGGCTTCCGGTCCGAAGCGCGTGCTCAACGCCGCGGTGGCCGCGATTTCCAATCCGCTGATCGAGGATCCCTCCATCAAGCGCGCCAGCGGCCTGATCGTCTCCATCACCGGCGGCAGAGATCTGACGCTGTTCGAGGTCGACGAAGCCGCGACCCGGATCCGCGACGAGGCCGATCCGGACGCCAACATCATCGTCGGCGCCACCTTCGACGCCAGTCTCGACGGCGTGGTCCGCGTTTCCGTGGTGGCGACCGGCATCGACAATCTGGCCGCCACGCGCGAGAAGCAGCCGGCGGAAAGCTCGCTGACGGACCTCGCCGGCCGGCTCAGCAACGATCGGCGCCGCGTTCCCGACCGCGCACCGCCGCAACAGTATGTCAGCGCGCCGTCGCTGATCCCGACACGACAGGCAAGGCCGGTCGCGGACCATGCGCGCACCGTGGCGCCACAGCGCCTCGATCCGTTCGGCCGCGCCGCGCTGGTCCGCAACCCGGTCGAGGATAAGGTGCTCGACGTCCCGG